In a genomic window of Cystobacter fuscus DSM 2262:
- the rpoN gene encoding RNA polymerase factor sigma-54, translated as MAMELKQSLKLSQQLVMTPQLQQAIKLLQLSRMELLEQVREEMDQNPLLEQPDETPFGDLSDKEPGEASLEAANTEIPRDMEARTPDTATEFKADKDGPPEIDWEAYLNSYQFNEPTTASNKGNVATDDMPSFEANMVEKEDLVDHLQEQLGTLRLNEAERRVGMLILGNLDHDGYLKLEEVEGDPLIRLANEADVPMSVAERTLRRIQNLEPKGCAARDLQECLLIQVAALKEKHAPLLGLIIKRHMKYLESKNLPAIAKDLKVSLEEVVEASKLLPRLDPKPGRNFSGDDAQFITPDVFVYKMEDDYTVVLNDDGLSKLRISGMYRNALKAGGVGPGQTKEFIQEKLRSAQWLIRSIHQRQRTIYKVTESIVKFQREFLDQGIAHLKPLILRDVAEDIGMHESTVSRVTTNKYVHTPQGIFELKYFFNSSIARVSGDDTASEAVKHHIKQLVSQEDPRNPYSDQKIVELLKAQGTEIARRTVAKYREVLNILPSSKRKRYF; from the coding sequence AGCTGCTGCAACTCTCGCGCATGGAGTTGTTGGAGCAGGTCCGGGAGGAGATGGATCAGAATCCACTCCTGGAACAGCCGGACGAGACGCCCTTCGGCGACCTGTCCGACAAGGAGCCGGGCGAGGCTTCCCTGGAAGCCGCGAATACCGAGATTCCCAGGGACATGGAGGCACGCACCCCGGACACGGCGACGGAGTTCAAGGCCGACAAGGACGGCCCGCCGGAGATCGACTGGGAGGCGTACCTCAACAGCTACCAGTTCAACGAGCCGACCACGGCGTCCAACAAGGGCAACGTGGCCACGGACGACATGCCCTCCTTCGAAGCCAACATGGTGGAGAAGGAGGACCTGGTCGACCACCTGCAGGAGCAGCTGGGCACGCTGCGGCTCAACGAGGCCGAGCGCCGCGTGGGTATGCTCATCCTCGGCAACCTGGACCACGACGGCTACCTCAAGCTGGAGGAGGTGGAGGGAGACCCCCTCATCCGCCTGGCCAACGAGGCGGACGTGCCCATGAGCGTGGCCGAGCGCACCCTGCGCCGCATCCAGAACCTGGAGCCCAAGGGCTGCGCCGCGCGCGACTTGCAGGAGTGCCTGCTCATCCAGGTGGCCGCGCTCAAGGAGAAGCACGCACCGCTGCTCGGCCTCATCATCAAGCGCCACATGAAGTACCTGGAGAGCAAGAACCTCCCGGCGATCGCCAAGGACTTGAAGGTGTCGCTCGAGGAGGTGGTGGAGGCCTCCAAGCTCCTGCCGCGGTTGGATCCCAAGCCGGGCCGCAACTTCAGCGGCGACGACGCGCAGTTCATCACCCCGGACGTGTTCGTCTACAAGATGGAGGACGACTACACGGTGGTGCTCAACGACGACGGCCTGTCCAAGCTGCGCATCTCCGGCATGTACCGTAACGCGCTCAAGGCGGGCGGGGTGGGCCCCGGGCAGACCAAGGAGTTCATCCAGGAGAAGCTCCGGAGCGCCCAGTGGCTCATCCGCTCCATCCACCAGCGCCAGCGCACCATCTACAAGGTCACCGAGAGCATCGTGAAGTTCCAGCGCGAGTTCCTCGACCAGGGCATCGCGCACCTCAAGCCGCTCATCCTCCGGGACGTGGCCGAGGACATCGGCATGCACGAGTCCACCGTGTCGCGCGTGACGACGAACAAGTACGTGCACACGCCCCAGGGCATCTTCGAGCTGAAGTACTTCTTCAACTCGTCCATCGCCCGCGTGTCCGGCGACGACACCGCGAGCGAGGCCGTCAAGCACCACATCAAGCAGCTCGTCAGCCAGGAAGATCCGCGCAACCCCTACTCGGATCAGAAGATCGTCGAGCTGCTCAAGGCCCAGGGCACGGAGATCGCCCGGCGCACCGTGGCCAAGTACCGCGAGGTGCTCAACATCCTGCCGAGCAGCAAGCGCAAGCGCTACTTCTAG
- a CDS encoding GNAT family N-acetyltransferase, whose amino-acid sequence MMRPMSAMSPESGPVPTREPTPLVVPPVTLEGEHVRLEPLALSHVPGLAALLEPEIFEHFNLVLRTPADVEAYVAAALKAAEAGVERPFVILERETGTPVGTTRYLDIQRTHRTLEIGSTWLARRVWRSRVNTECKFLLLRHAFETLGVMRVQLKTDRRNTRSRTAIERLGARFEGVLRHHMLVRGGQVRDSAYYGIVDTEWPEVKAGLARKLEITGR is encoded by the coding sequence ATGATGCGGCCCATGTCCGCCATGAGCCCCGAGTCCGGCCCCGTCCCCACGCGTGAACCCACGCCGCTCGTCGTCCCTCCGGTGACCCTGGAGGGCGAGCACGTGCGCCTCGAGCCGCTCGCCCTCTCGCATGTCCCCGGGCTCGCGGCGCTGCTCGAGCCAGAGATCTTCGAGCACTTCAACCTGGTGCTGCGCACGCCCGCGGACGTGGAGGCCTACGTCGCCGCCGCGCTGAAGGCCGCGGAGGCGGGGGTGGAGCGGCCCTTCGTCATCCTCGAGCGGGAGACGGGCACGCCGGTGGGCACCACGCGCTACCTGGACATCCAACGCACGCACCGCACGCTGGAGATTGGCAGCACGTGGCTGGCCCGGCGCGTCTGGCGCTCCCGGGTGAACACCGAGTGCAAGTTCCTCCTGCTGCGCCATGCCTTCGAGACGCTCGGGGTGATGCGCGTGCAGCTCAAGACCGACCGGCGCAACACCCGCTCGCGCACGGCCATCGAGCGGCTGGGCGCGCGCTTCGAGGGAGTCCTCCGCCACCACATGCTGGTGCGCGGCGGTCAGGTGCGCGACTCGGCCTACTACGGCATCGTCGATACCGAGTGGCCCGAGGTGAAGGCGGGCCTCGCGCGCAAGCTGGAGATCACTGGTCGCTGA
- a CDS encoding SDR family oxidoreductase, which yields MAQKDPRSAGNPPPQPPQEQSAPALESKMTPEPDYGLTSYKGLGRLKGRVALVTGGDSGIGRAVCLAFAREGADVAFGYLNEDQDAEVTRRAVEESGHQVVSFRGDLTDEAVCRRLIEDTVKRFGRIDILVNNAAYQGKAVEKFEEISAERLERTFRTNILAMFHLVRYALPHMKKGSTIINTASIQAYQPTPSILDYACTKGAIVTFTKGLAQELIERGIRVNCVAPGPVWTPIIPASFDAEKVKSFGEDNPTGRAGQPVELAPSYVFLASDESTYVNGEVLGVTGGKLLA from the coding sequence ATGGCTCAGAAAGATCCGCGTTCCGCCGGCAACCCGCCCCCGCAGCCTCCGCAGGAGCAGTCGGCCCCGGCGCTCGAGTCCAAGATGACGCCCGAGCCCGATTACGGGCTGACCTCGTACAAGGGGCTTGGCCGGTTGAAGGGCCGCGTGGCGCTCGTCACTGGCGGCGACAGTGGCATCGGCCGCGCGGTGTGCCTGGCGTTCGCCCGCGAGGGCGCCGACGTGGCCTTCGGCTACCTCAACGAGGACCAGGACGCCGAGGTGACCCGGCGCGCCGTCGAGGAGTCCGGCCACCAGGTGGTGTCCTTCCGGGGAGATCTCACGGACGAGGCCGTGTGCCGCCGCCTCATCGAGGACACGGTGAAGCGCTTCGGCCGCATCGACATCCTCGTCAACAACGCCGCCTACCAGGGCAAGGCGGTGGAGAAGTTCGAGGAGATCTCCGCCGAGCGGCTCGAGCGCACCTTCCGCACCAACATCCTCGCGATGTTCCACCTGGTGCGCTACGCGCTGCCGCACATGAAGAAGGGCTCCACCATCATCAACACGGCCTCCATCCAGGCCTACCAGCCCACGCCCAGCATCCTCGACTACGCGTGCACCAAGGGCGCCATCGTCACCTTCACCAAGGGCCTGGCCCAGGAACTCATCGAGCGCGGCATCCGCGTCAACTGCGTGGCGCCCGGCCCCGTGTGGACGCCCATCATCCCCGCCTCCTTCGACGCGGAGAAGGTGAAGTCCTTCGGCGAGGACAACCCCACCGGCCGCGCCGGTCAGCCCGTCGAGCTGGCGCCCTCCTACGTGTTCCTCGCCTCCGACGAGTCCACCTACGTCAACGGCGAGGTGCTCGGCGTCACCGGCGGCAAGCTGCTCGCCTGA